TCCGCGATGACCGCCCCCAGGTCCAGGCGGCTAGAAGCCGCGGTAATCGTAACAAACGAGTTATCGAAATGCGACACGCAGTCGGCCCCGACTTCGTAACAACACCCGCCGATATGGGGACCCACGAACGCCTCCATGTCGTCCGGCCCCGGCAGCGCATCCAAAGCGGCCACCGCCGACTCGACCACGCCGGCGGCGGCGCCGCGCCATCCCGCGTGCACCACAGCGACAGCGGGAACCGACGGCCGCACCAGCACCACAGGCACGCAGTCGGCGAACATCAGCAGCAGCGGGATGCCTCGCTCGCGCGTCAAGAGCGCGTCGGCTCCGGGCACGGGTCCCGCTCCACCCGTGACGAAAGCTCCCGATCCGCTCTCGGCTGTCGTCACCTCGCTGACGACAGCGCCGTGTACCTGTTCCGCGGTCGTCAGCGCACTCCGGAGCGCATCGATGCCTATCGAGCCGAGCAGACGGGTCCGGTTCATGTCCACGAGCGCCGGCTCGTCCCCCACGTGGCCGGCGAGGTCGAGTGACGCGTACGCCCCCTTGCTCACGCCTCCGCCGCGCTCGGAGAAGGCGATGCCGACCCCGCACCGGGCGAACAGGTCTGGCACCGTATGGATCGCGATACCGTCCCGTTCGACGCGTTCGAACACCGTTCGTACCCCTTCCCGGCCGCACGTCGGTCGCACAGCCCCGCGCGACCCTTTTCGGCTAGTCAAACCGTCACCTATCCGTCACACTCTATCGCAGGACGCGGGCCGCACACCCGTCTCCTGCACGATAGTCTATGACTGCTCGCCGAGGGGGGTGATGCATATGAAGCGGTCATTCTCGTTTTCCGCGGCACTTGGAACCGCTGCCTACGTTCTCACTATGGCGGCACCGGCTCTCGCACAGGACTACTACAGCAGCGGTGAGGACGCGGCCGCAGGCGCTGTCGCGTGCGGTATCTGGGCATGCATCATGATCCCGGCGGTCCTTCTTGGCGTCTTCAACATCTGGATGCTCATCGACGCCATCCTCCGCCAGGAGCACGAGTACCCCAACTCCACCGGCAACTCCAAGCTGATCTGGATCCTGCTGCTCGTGTTCGTCGGCTTCATCGCGGCCGTCGTCTACTACTTCATGGTCTTCAAGAAGATCAAGCGTGGTAAGGGCGGACAGCCTCCTATGGCAGGGCCCACCGGCGGCTACCAGCCCCCGGCTCCCCCCGCGGCACCTCCGGCGCCTCCGGCGGCTCCCACGCCGCCCCCGGCGCCAGCGCCCCCCGCTCCGCCGGCGCCTCCCGCGCCGCCAGCACCTCCCGCGGAGTAAGGGACGAACGTCGTCTCCCGTCCGGCACGGACTCGCGCCGGACGAGCGAAGGCCCCGCCCGGCATCGGGCGGGGCCTTCGACGTAGACGGCAGCATGACCACCCTCGTCGCCTGTAACGGGGGCCGCCGTGTGACGAGCGCTCGACTCGTCACACGGCGGCCTGAACATCACGGGTCGTGCTCGTGCACGGCCCGGGTGTCTCTAGTAACTCCGGCGCTTCAGGAACGCGGGGATATCGAGATCGTCCTCCTGTGCGCTCGCGGGCAGGTCGAACGTCGGGATGCGTGGTCCTTCATCCTCGGTCAGCGCGTTCTCGAACTCCATCGTCTCCTGCTTCTTGCGCTGGCCGAAGCCGGTGGCGATGACCGTCACTCGGATCTCATCCATCATCGAGTCGTCGATCACGGCGCCGAAGATGATGTTCGCATCAGGGTGCGCCGCGGCCTGCACGACCTCGGCCGCCTCGTTGACCTCGAACAGTCCAAGGTCGCTGCCGCCCGAGATGGACAGAAGCACGCCGTTCGCTCCCTCGATGCTCGACTCCAGGAGCGGGCTGGCGATGGCCGCCTTCGCGGCCTCGTGAGCTCGGTTGTCCCCAGTGGCCACTCCGATGCCCATGAGCGCCGTCCCGGCATCCTTCATGATGGTCCGAACATCAGCGAAGTCGAGGTTGATCAGACCGGGAACCGTGATCAGGTCGGTGATGCCCTGGCAGCCCTGACGGAGGACGTCGTCCGCGATCCGGAACGCATCCAGGATGGACGTCTTCTTCTCCGCAACCTGGAGCAGCCGGTCGTTGGGGATGATGATCAGCGTGTCTACGTGATCCCGGAGGCGCTTGATGCCTTCCTCGGCCTGGATCGCACGCTTGCGGCCCTCGAACGCGAACGGCCTCGTCACAACGGCCACGGTGAGGGCGCCGATCTCCTCCTTGGCGATCTCGGCGATCACCGGCGCCGCACCCGTACCCGTACCGCCACCTTCACCAGCGGTGATGAAGACCATGTCGGCGCCCTGCAGCGCTTCCTTGATCTCCCCGCGATTCTCCTCCGCGGCGTTGAGGCCCACGTCGGGATCCGCTCCGGCGCCCAGCCCCTTGGTGAGGCCCACACCCACGTGAACGGTGTAGTCGGCATCGGACATCAACAGGGCCTGCATGTCAGTGTTCACCGCGATGAACTCGACACCCTTGACCCCGGCCTCGACCATCCGGTTGACGGCGTTCGTCCCGCCACCACCCACGCCGACGACCTTGATGACCGCCAGGTAGTTCGCCCCCGTCTCAAGCATCATGAGCCTCCTGAGCTGCCCGTTCTTCCTATAGCCTAAGCCTATACTTGACGTTTACTGTATCTGGGCAAAGGTCAATCTTCACACGAACCTTATACTAAACGCAAGGGGTTTGCAACGAGAATCTTCGTCATCTCGGGCCGCATCCCGCACGCGGACAGGATCTCGCCAACCCACGCTCGTACGCTCAGTCGGTGATGCCCCGTGAGATCGGACGCTCGAGCGAACGGACATCGATGAACACCACGCCGCTCCCCTGCTCTCGCATGATCTGCAGAGCGAGCGCCGACTTCTCGGTGAGCTGTTCGGCCCGCCCCAGCATCACCTCCACGTTCGCCTCCGTGAGCAGCGCGGTCTCCTCGGGGCTGGGGGCCGAGACCATGGCCGTCATCTCGAGCAGCTCCGGCGATATGCCCTTCAAGATCGCGAGTGCGTTCTTCACCGCTTCGGAGCCGGTCACCTCACCGGCAACCGGCTCGAACTGCACCACGTCGCGTATCACCGGCAACGACGTTCCGGTGTCCGGGATAGACTCGCCCAGCACTCGCCCCGCGCGATCGACCGACCAGAACGTCACGCCTGCGTCCACCATGGCGAACCGCTCGCGCTCCTCTACGCTGATCAGGAGCGTCGAGGGAAAGAGCCGCATGATATCCGCCTCGGCTACCCATGGCACCTGTCTCAGTCGCTCTATGACACCGTCCGCGTCGATGTTCAGGAGTGTCGCGTCCTCATCCACAGCGGCGATGGCGACCACCTCCTGCTCGGAGAGCTCGCTGATCCCCTCGACCCGGATCTCCTCGATGGTGAAGGATGGCGAGTTGAGCAAAGCCACCCACGATCCGACCACCACGACGAGTGCCGCCGCCACCAGCGCGGCGCGCTTCAGAGCGGAGCGCTGACGCGCGATCTTCCGCCGCTCCCGCTCCACCTTCTTCGCGTTGACGTGCGGCGGTAACGCAGAATCACGCACCCGCCCACCGCGCTGCCCTGCGTCTCGCTTCGACTTCGAATCCCGAGCAGGTCCTCGTGCTTTGGTGGAGGCTTTGCGTGACTTAGTCTCAGCATCTACTTTAGGGTGAGTGCTTGTCACTCGGCGCGCCGACTCCTGCCCGAGCACCACTCGCTTACGGGGTTTCGAAGTCTCCGAGGAGTCTGATCTCTGGTGTGAGTTCGATGCCATGTATGTCCCTGATCGTCATCTGGATCTTCCGCACCAGTCCGAGCACGTCGGCAGCGGTCGCATCCCCTTCGTTCACGATAAAGTTCGCATGTACCTGTGATACCCGCGCGCCGCCGAGGCGCGTCCCCTTCAGCCCTGCGGATTCGATCAACCGTCCCGCCGACTCCCCTGGCGGGTTCTTGAACACGCTTCCCGCGCATGGCACGCCCATCGGCTGACTGCGCTTCCGGCGCTCCAGGCTGTCGTCCATCGCCCGGCGGATCGTGTCCTGGTCCGCGTCTTTCAGGCGCAACACGGTCTCCACGACGATCGCGCCAGCTGGCAGCCCCGCCGCGCGATACCTCCAGTCGATCTCGTCGCCCCGTAACCGCTCAAGGCCGACACCGGGAAGATGCATCGTCACCGATGCGGCCACCGACTGCATCCATGTCTCGCCCGTGCCCGCGTTCATCGCGATAGCCCCGCCGACGGTGCCAGGTATGCCCACGGCGAACTCCATGCCGCCGAGGCCACGCGAATACGCGTCTCTCACCACATAGGCGAGCGCGCACGCCGCCCCGGTCTCTATGTCGCGTCCGTGCACCCGATGCCTCTTGAACTCCTCGCCGAGGACCACGATCGCCCCACGGTAACCGGTATCTGCCACCAGCAGGTTCGAGCCCTTGCCGATGACGGTCCAGTCCACGCCGTCCTCCTCGCAGATGCGCACGGCCTCCGCGAGATCCGCAATGGTATCGCACGTCACGAAGAGGTCTGCGGGACCCCCGATCCGATAGGTCGTGTGCTTCGCCAGCGGTTCGCGTGCACGGACCTCCCCCTTCAGGGCCGAGCGCAGACGGCGCTCTGTGGAAGAGCCTGGCATCAGGCGGTCACCCCGTGCCGCTCACCGATCGCGCGCACGATACCCGGGCCGAGCGTCGTGACGTCCCCCGCCCCCATCGTCATCACCAGGTCGCCGTCCCTCACACGATCGGCGATGTATGCGTCGATATCGTCGCGGTGCGGGAAGTAGGCGAGATGGGTGCGCGGGGCGCTCCGCAGCGTCTCGGTCACCACGGTCTTGCCGGAGACCCCGGGGATCGGCGGCTCGCCGGCGCTGTACACGTCCATCAGCACCACATGATCGGCGTCACGGAACGCCTCGCCGAACTCGCGGCCCAGCGCGGCAGTCCTGCTGTAGCGGTGTGGCTGGAACACCACCCACACCCGCCGGAACCCGGCGCCGCGGGCGGCTGCGAGCGTCGCCTTTATCTCCGTGGGATGGTGCGCGTAGTCATCGACCACCGTGATGCCGGCCACTTCGCCCACGCGGTCGAACCGCCGACGGACGCCTTTGAATGACGTGAGCGCTGAGGCGGCGCGGCCGGTATCCAGAGCAAGCCCCCATGCGGCCGCAAGCACTCCGGTCGCATTGATCACGTTATGGACCCCGGGCACCGTGATGGTCACTGGACTCACGGAACCGTCGGGGAACGTCACAGAGAACCGGTGACCGAGGCCGACACGCTCCAGGTCGTCACAGCGGACATCGGCCGCCTCAACGGCCCCGTACGTCACCACCCTGGCCCGCGACCGCTCTTTGGCGAGACGTACGAGCGCCTCATCGTCGGCACAGACCACCACCGCGCCCTCGGGCGGCACGCTCTCGATGAACCGCCCGAAGGTCTCCACCACCGCCTCGAACGATCCGTAGTGATCCAGGTGGTCGGCCTCCACGTTCGTGATGATCGCCACCGTAGGCGTGAGGTGCAGGAACGACCCGTCGCTCTCGTCCGCCTCCACCACGCAGTAGCCGCCGCCGCCGCATCGCGCGTTCGCGCCCATGTCGTTGAGCTCTCCGCCGATGAGGAACGTCGGGTCCAGCCCGATGCCGTCCAGCACCGTGGTCATCATCGAACTGGTGGTCGTCTTTCCATGCGTGCCAGCCACCGCCACTCCGATGTCCTGGCCGACGATGTGCGCCAGCATCTTCGCGCGCGGCCACACCGGGATGCCGCGCTCTCGTGCGGCGGCGAGTTCGGGGTTCATCTCAGGTATGGCGGACGACACCACGACCACCTCGGGATCGCCGAGGTTGTCGGCCGCATGTCCCACGTGGACGAGGATCCCCGCCTCCTGCAGAGCCGTCGCGTACCGCGACGCCTTCAGGTCGGACCCCGTCACGACGATGCCGCGGTCGTGCAGGACGCGGGCGAGACCGCTCATCCCGGCGCCACCGATACCTATGAAGTGTGCGTACGCGGCAGATGTCACCGCTTCTCCTCTCCTGCCGCGACCGCAAGGGCGGCGACCCGTACATCGGCATCACGCCGCCCCAGCGAAGCGGCAGAGGATGCCATCGCCGTCCGGCGGGGCTCATCCTCAAGCAATTCCAGCACGGACGCCACGAACGCCTCGTCGTCGAGCGCGGCGTCGGGCACCACCACCGCGCCACCGGCCTCGGCCACCGCACGGGCGTTGAGCGTCTGGTGATCGTCTGTCGCATACGGATACGGCACGAGGATCGAGGCCCGCCCGATGGTGGTGATCTCAGCGATCGACGTGGCGCCAGCCCGGGCGACCACCAGGTCCGCCGCCGCGATCGCATCGCCCATCTCGTCGATGTAGTCGAGTACGTTGTACCCCTGCCACGATCCATCCACCGTCGAGGCCACTCGCTCGGCCACTGAAGCGGCCTCAATCCTACCCGCCACATGCACCACCTGCAACGCAGCGACGGTCGACAGTCTGGGCGCAAGCGACGCGAACGTGTCATTCAGGTGCCGCGCGCCCCTGCTCCCGCCGAACACCAACAGCACGACGGCGTCCGGGTCGAGGCCGAGCATCCGGCGCCCGCGTTCCCGGTCGGCTTCAAGGACGGCCCCGCGAACCGGATTACCGGTCACAACGGCGCGCCCGGGGTTGCGCAGGTGGTCCGCCGAGCCCTCGTAGGTCACCCCTACCGAAACGGCCCAGCGGGACAACACCCTGTTCGCGAGACCGGGAACGGAGTTCTGCTCGTGCAGCACGAGCGGTACGCGCCGGGTGCGCGCCGCAAGACCCACCGGGAGCGAGACGTACCCACCGAACCCGAGCACCACGTCGGGTCTCCACGAACCGATCAGACGACGCGCCCTGAGCGTCGACCCGGCCATCAGGAGCGACGAGGTCACCAGCGTGTGCGGCCGCGCCCGATCGAACCCCCGGGCCGGCACGCCGAAGAACACGACGCCCGCCTCTGCCGCCAGTCGGGCCTCGAGTCCGTCAGGCGTTCCGACGAACGCTACCTCATGCCCCTCGGCGCGCAGTCGGTCGGCCACCGTCAACGCCGGATAGATGTGTCCGGCCGTCCCGCCGCCGCTCAACAGAACCCGCACTCTTCGACCCCCTGGTCCTCCCGGGGCGGACCAGCCGCACCCGTGCTTGTCCTCCATAACGCGACACCGCCAATATCAACCCTACGCACGCGAGCGTGAGCGTGAGGGAAGAACCACCGGCGCTCACCAACGGCAGCGGGATGCCGGTGATCGGCATGAGCCCTGTCACCGCCGCCATGTTCATCAACGCCTGCACGACGATCATCGCGGTCAGGCCACCTGCAAGGAGCTTGCCGAACAGGTCACGGCTCTCCCACGCGACCCGGAATCCCGCGTACGCGAAGATCCCGAAGGCGATGACGATTGCGAGCGATCCGATCAGCCCCATCTCCTCGCCGATGACCGCGAAGATGAAGTCGGTGTGCGCGGCGGGCAGATAGAAGTACTTCTGCCGCGAGAGACCCAGCCCGATGCCATCGATCCCGCCGCTGCCGAACGCATACAGCGACTGGATGATCTGGTAGCCGCCGTCGCTGGGATCCGCCCACGGATCGAGGAAGGACGTCACGCGCTCCATCCGGTAGCCGGCAGCCCACACAAGCGCGAATGCGACCGTGGCTCCCCCGACCGCCGATGGAACGAGCCACCGCGCCGGCAGACCGCCCAGCACCAACAGAAGGAACACGCCCACCACGAGCGAGACGGTGGTGCCCATGTCGGGCTGCATCATGATCAGAACCACAGTGGGAACGACGGCGGCGGCCAACCACCCGAGGAACGGCCCGGTGTCGAGCGCCCCCTTGCGCCAGGCCACCACCAACACCGCGGTTACCAGCAAGCACCCGAGCTTGGCGTACTCGGACGGTTGGACGTACGCGAACCCGAGGTCGATCGAGCGCGTCGCGCCCCATTTGCCCACACCCATGATCTCCACCATGAGCAGCCCCACGAAGGCGACCGCCCACACGCCCCAGGCGACGACATCAGGACGTCGTGGATCGAGTTCGCCCCGACGCGAACGGAAGTCCCAGAACGATGCGATGAGAAGCGCAACGAAGCCGATCGCGGCGAACAACGCCTGCTTCTTCAGGTGGAAGGCGCTGTCCCCGTATGCCACGTAGTCGGCCACCGAAGATGCCGAGTACACCATCAGTATGCCTGCGAGCACCAGGGCGACGGTCGACCCCAGCAGCCAATATCCCGATCGTGTGAGCGTTCTGGGACGACGGGTCATGCGCTCTCCACCATCCGTCCCACGATCTCCTTGAACCTGCGGCCGCGCTCCTCGTAGCCGATGAACTCATCGAACGATGTGCAGCCCGGCGAGAGCAGCACCACCCCACCCGGGCGTGCGAGGGTTCGCGCGGCATCCACCGCCTCCTCGAGCCCACGCGCGGACACGACGTGAAGAGCGACCTCATGGAACGCGTCAGCGATCTCAGCGGCCGCCTCACCGAACACCACGACCGAGTCCGTACGAACCTTCACGGCGGCAGCCAGTGGCCTCATGTCGACGCCCTTGTTCCGTCCGCCCAGGAGCACCACCAGCGGTCGTTCACCGAAAGCGGTGAGCGCCTTGAGCACGGCGTCCGGATTGGTGGCCTTCGAATCATTGAAGTACTCGGCGCCGTCCACGGTGCGGACCGGCTCGAGGCGATGCTCGATCGGCCTGAACGACATCAGCCCGCTCCGGATCGCTTCGATCCCCGCACCGGCGGCGCGAGCGCAGGCGGCGGCGGCGAGGGCGTTGCTCACGTTGTGCTCGCCCATGATGCGCAGGTCGGAGACGTCCACCAGTGGATGCTCCACGCCACGCTCCTCGAGCACCAATGTCGTACCGTGGAGGTATGCGCCATCGGCAGGCGTGCTTGTCCGGCTCACGCGACAGACCGTCACGCCCCGCTCGGCCACCGGGTCCGCAAGGGCGCGCGACCCTTCGTCATCAACGTCGATGATCGCGGTGTCGCCTGAGACCTGCCTGGCGAACACCTTGGCCTTCTCGGCCGCGTACGCTTCGAGCGAGCCATGGTAGTCGATGTGGTCGGGAGTGATGTTGAGGAGCGCGGCCACCCGGGGGTGGAAGGTGTCCGTCAGGGACAGCTGGAAACTCGAGACCTCGGCGACGATGATCCCCGCCTCGCCCACCTCACCGGCGACACGCACGGCGGCGGGCCCGATGTTGCCCGCGGGCTCGGCAACGAACCCGGCTTCGCGCAACAGATGGGTCACGAGAGCGGTGGTGGTCGTCTTGCCGTTGGTGCCGGTGATGGCGATCCACGGCGCACGGGAGATGCGGTACGCCAGTTCGATCTCCGAGATGACCGGGGCCCCCAAGGCACGTGCGCTGAGCATCAGCGGAGCGGTCGGGCGTATACCCGGGGACGCGACGACGATATCGCCGCTCTTGACGTGATCCACGCCGAAGCGCACCTCCGCGCCACGCTCCCGAAGCGACTCCGCACATTCGACGACCGCGTCGCCGGTGCCCGAGTCGAGCACCGTCACCCGCACGCCGTCGCGCGCACGCGACAGGCCCCACTCGGCGGCCGCGCGACCCGAGGCGCCGAGGCCGAGCACCACGAGGTGTCCGGTCCAGTCGCGCACCTCAGAACCTCGCTCTCGTGACGAACCAGAGGGCGAAGCCCACGCCCGCAAGCGCGCCGGTCACGATCCAGAAGCGGACCATCACCTTCGTCTCGCTCCAGCCCTTCATCTCGAAGTGGTGATGAAGCGGGGCCATCCGGAAGATGCGCTTGCCTGTCAGCTTGAACGAGGTCACCTGCAGGATGACCGACAGACCCTCGGCCACGTAGATGCCGCCGAGGATCGGGGCGAGCAGCTCGGTCTTGGTCACCACGGCCAGCGCCGCTATGACCGCACCCAGGCCGAGCGACCCCGTGTCGCCCATGAAGATGTCCGCGGGATAGCTGTTGTACCAGAGGAAGCCGAGGCACGCCCCGGCGACAGCGGCGGCGAACAGAGCGAGCTCCAGGTTGTCCTGCGCGAACGCGATCGCCACGAACGCAAGCATCACGATCATCACGGTGCCCGCGGCCAGACCATCCAGCCCATCTGTGAGGTTCACGGTGTTCGAGAACGACAACACCATGAAGAACACGAGACCCAGATAGAGCCAGGGCAGCTCGAGGGAGAATCCCCCCACCGAGACCGACGACTGCCATACACCGAGGTCGATCGTCCCCACGAAGGGGATCACCACTTCCGGGCTCACGTGCGCCCAGTTGACCGCGAGCACGCCGACGGTGCTCGCCACCACGGCCTGACCAGCGATCTTCATCTTCGCCGTCAGTCCGAGCGACCGCGCCTTCATGACCTTGGCGTAGTCATCGATGAAGCCGAGCATGCCACAGCCGAGCAGCGCGACGAGCGATATGACGCCGGCGCGTCCCACCTCGCCCAGACTGAGGTACACCAAGGACACTACGAGCAGGATGAGCACGCCACCCATCGTGGGCGTCCCTTGCTTCACCAGGTGCCCCTGCGGACCGTCGGCACGCACCTGCTGCCCGATGTTCCGGAACTTCAGAAGTCTGATCCATACGGGGAACAGCACGATGGCAAGCAGCAGCGCCAGAACCATGGCGACAAGGATCTGGTAAGTGGGATAGCGAGCTATCTCAGGAAGCAGGCTGAACACGCGGGTCCATCATCCCCTCGACTACCGTCTCCAACCCCATGACGCGCGACGCCTTCACGAGCACGGTGTCACCGGGCTCGACGACGTCGTCTATCACTTCCGACGCCTCGTCGGCGTTCGCGCAGGGACGCACCACGTCTTCCGGCATCCCGGCCGCCTTCGCTCCGTCGGCGATGCGTCTGCCGAGCTCCCCCACGCTCACGAGGACATCGACCGCAGACCGCGCGACCTCTTCGCCCAACTCGAAGTGGGCCAGCTCGGTGAGCGTGCCCAGCTCGGCCATGTCGCCCAGCACCGCTATGCGGCGGCCGCGCGTTGGAAGGTCCTGCAGCGCCCCGATGGCGGCGCGCATGGATGTCGGATTCGCGTTGTACGCGTCGTTGATCACCGTCACACCGCTCGCCGACACGAACGTCTCCATCCGCCAGCGGGAGAACGTGGCTCCCTCGAGCCCTCTCACGATCTCGATGAGCGGAACGCCCAGATAGCGACCTACCGCGGCCGCCGCGAGCGCATTGTAGACGTTGTGCTTGCCCGGCACCGCAAGCGTGACCCCGGCGGCGCCCTCGGGCATGGCCAGCGTGAACGACGGCATCCCCGCCGGCGTGACGACGACATCGCACGCCGTGATGTCGGCATCGCTTCCGAGCCCGTAGGTGATGACCTCGGCGGAAGCGGTCGCGGCGAGGGTGGCCGACCAGGCATCGTCGCCGTTCACGAACACCTGCCCGTCAGCCGGGATCGCCTGCACCAACTCGCCCTTCGCCGACGCGATGGCTTCCTGGCTCCCGAGCACCTCCATGTGACTCACGCCCACGTTGGTCACGAGGCCCGCGGTGGGGCGCGCCACGTCGCAGAGGTGTGCGATCTGGCCAGCGCCGCGCATCGCCATCTCCACCACCAGAGCCTCCGTGTCGGCGCCAGCATCCATGACGGTGAGAGGCACACCCAGCTCATTGTTCCTGTTGCCGCTGGTGGCGACGACCCGCATCGTCGTGCCGAGCACGCTCCGCACGAAGTCCTTCGTGGTGGTCTTGCCGGTGGATCCCGTGATACCGATGACCGGACAGGTGAGCCTGTCCCGGTGCCACGCCGCCAACGCCTCGATCGCCGCATATGCATCATCGACCGCCACCAGGGCGGTCTCCCCGCGACCATGGGCGGCGACCGCCTCACGGACCTCATCCGCGTCCCTGGTCACCACGACCACCCGTGCGCCCCTGTCGAGCGCGTCGGGGACGAAGCGATGGCCGTCGGTGCGCTCCCCCACGAAGGCCACGAACGCCGACCCGGGTTCCACCTCGCGGGAGTCGATCGCGAGACCGTTGATCATCGTCTCCGGCGTACCGCTGATCAGCTCGCCGCCCGTGAGTTCCACCAGTGTCTCGACCGAGAGCCTCAGCATCGTGCTCTCAGCTCCTCACGAGCGACCTCTCGATCGTCGAAGTGGATCGTGCGGTCGGCGAATATCTGGTAGTCCTCGTGCCCTTTTCCGGCGATCAGGACGGCGTCCCCTTCACGCGCGATGGCGAACGCGCGCGCGATGGCGGTGCGGCGATCCACTTCCACCTCATACTCGCACGGCGTCCCCTTGAGACCGTCCTCCGTGCGCAGGATGATCCCCACAGGATCCTCGCTCCTCGGGTTGTCGCTCGTCACCACCGCTATGTCCGAGTTCTCCCCGGCGGCCTTGCCCATTAGCGGCCGCTTCTCCGGGTCCCGGTCGCCACCGCAACCGAACACGGTGATCACCCGCCCCGGCGTGATGTCGCGCACGGCGGCGATCGCCTTGGCGAGACTGTCCGGTGTGTGCGCGTAGTCCACGAGCACCACGAACGGTTGCCCTTCGTCGATCCCCTCGAGGCGACCGGGAACCTGAGGCGCCGACTCCAGACCGCGCACGACGATATCCAACCCGATACCCATCGCAAGCGCGCTTCCGGCGGCAACCAACGCGTTGCTCA
Above is a window of Anaerosoma tenue DNA encoding:
- a CDS encoding polyphenol oxidase family protein, translated to MFERVERDGIAIHTVPDLFARCGVGIAFSERGGGVSKGAYASLDLAGHVGDEPALVDMNRTRLLGSIGIDALRSALTTAEQVHGAVVSEVTTAESGSGAFVTGGAGPVPGADALLTRERGIPLLLMFADCVPVVLVRPSVPAVAVVHAGWRGAAAGVVESAVAALDALPGPDDMEAFVGPHIGGCCYEVGADCVSHFDNSFVTITAASSRLDLGAVIADALERSGIPEGRQWHLGICTAHNTDRFYSHRAEGPTGRHGALAVII
- a CDS encoding PLD nuclease N-terminal domain-containing protein; translated protein: MAAPALAQDYYSSGEDAAAGAVACGIWACIMIPAVLLGVFNIWMLIDAILRQEHEYPNSTGNSKLIWILLLVFVGFIAAVVYYFMVFKKIKRGKGGQPPMAGPTGGYQPPAPPAAPPAPPAAPTPPPAPAPPAPPAPPAPPAPPAE
- the ftsZ gene encoding cell division protein FtsZ, which translates into the protein MLETGANYLAVIKVVGVGGGGTNAVNRMVEAGVKGVEFIAVNTDMQALLMSDADYTVHVGVGLTKGLGAGADPDVGLNAAEENRGEIKEALQGADMVFITAGEGGGTGTGAAPVIAEIAKEEIGALTVAVVTRPFAFEGRKRAIQAEEGIKRLRDHVDTLIIIPNDRLLQVAEKKTSILDAFRIADDVLRQGCQGITDLITVPGLINLDFADVRTIMKDAGTALMGIGVATGDNRAHEAAKAAIASPLLESSIEGANGVLLSISGGSDLGLFEVNEAAEVVQAAAHPDANIIFGAVIDDSMMDEIRVTVIATGFGQRKKQETMEFENALTEDEGPRIPTFDLPASAQEDDLDIPAFLKRRSY
- a CDS encoding cell division protein FtsQ/DivIB is translated as MRDSALPPHVNAKKVERERRKIARQRSALKRAALVAAALVVVVGSWVALLNSPSFTIEEIRVEGISELSEQEVVAIAAVDEDATLLNIDADGVIERLRQVPWVAEADIMRLFPSTLLISVEERERFAMVDAGVTFWSVDRAGRVLGESIPDTGTSLPVIRDVVQFEPVAGEVTGSEAVKNALAILKGISPELLEMTAMVSAPSPEETALLTEANVEVMLGRAEQLTEKSALALQIMREQGSGVVFIDVRSLERPISRGITD
- the murB gene encoding UDP-N-acetylmuramate dehydrogenase, which translates into the protein MPGSSTERRLRSALKGEVRAREPLAKHTTYRIGGPADLFVTCDTIADLAEAVRICEEDGVDWTVIGKGSNLLVADTGYRGAIVVLGEEFKRHRVHGRDIETGAACALAYVVRDAYSRGLGGMEFAVGIPGTVGGAIAMNAGTGETWMQSVAASVTMHLPGVGLERLRGDEIDWRYRAAGLPAGAIVVETVLRLKDADQDTIRRAMDDSLERRKRSQPMGVPCAGSVFKNPPGESAGRLIESAGLKGTRLGGARVSQVHANFIVNEGDATAADVLGLVRKIQMTIRDIHGIELTPEIRLLGDFETP
- the murC gene encoding UDP-N-acetylmuramate--L-alanine ligase — its product is MTSAAYAHFIGIGGAGMSGLARVLHDRGIVVTGSDLKASRYATALQEAGILVHVGHAADNLGDPEVVVVSSAIPEMNPELAAARERGIPVWPRAKMLAHIVGQDIGVAVAGTHGKTTTSSMMTTVLDGIGLDPTFLIGGELNDMGANARCGGGGYCVVEADESDGSFLHLTPTVAIITNVEADHLDHYGSFEAVVETFGRFIESVPPEGAVVVCADDEALVRLAKERSRARVVTYGAVEAADVRCDDLERVGLGHRFSVTFPDGSVSPVTITVPGVHNVINATGVLAAAWGLALDTGRAASALTSFKGVRRRFDRVGEVAGITVVDDYAHHPTEIKATLAAARGAGFRRVWVVFQPHRYSRTAALGREFGEAFRDADHVVLMDVYSAGEPPIPGVSGKTVVTETLRSAPRTHLAYFPHRDDIDAYIADRVRDGDLVMTMGAGDVTTLGPGIVRAIGERHGVTA
- the murG gene encoding undecaprenyldiphospho-muramoylpentapeptide beta-N-acetylglucosaminyltransferase, whose translation is MADRLRAEGHEVAFVGTPDGLEARLAAEAGVVFFGVPARGFDRARPHTLVTSSLLMAGSTLRARRLIGSWRPDVVLGFGGYVSLPVGLAARTRRVPLVLHEQNSVPGLANRVLSRWAVSVGVTYEGSADHLRNPGRAVVTGNPVRGAVLEADRERGRRMLGLDPDAVVLLVFGGSRGARHLNDTFASLAPRLSTVAALQVVHVAGRIEAASVAERVASTVDGSWQGYNVLDYIDEMGDAIAAADLVVARAGATSIAEITTIGRASILVPYPYATDDHQTLNARAVAEAGGAVVVPDAALDDEAFVASVLELLEDEPRRTAMASSAASLGRRDADVRVAALAVAAGEEKR
- a CDS encoding FtsW/RodA/SpoVE family cell cycle protein; its protein translation is MTRRPRTLTRSGYWLLGSTVALVLAGILMVYSASSVADYVAYGDSAFHLKKQALFAAIGFVALLIASFWDFRSRRGELDPRRPDVVAWGVWAVAFVGLLMVEIMGVGKWGATRSIDLGFAYVQPSEYAKLGCLLVTAVLVVAWRKGALDTGPFLGWLAAAVVPTVVLIMMQPDMGTTVSLVVGVFLLLVLGGLPARWLVPSAVGGATVAFALVWAAGYRMERVTSFLDPWADPSDGGYQIIQSLYAFGSGGIDGIGLGLSRQKYFYLPAAHTDFIFAVIGEEMGLIGSLAIVIAFGIFAYAGFRVAWESRDLFGKLLAGGLTAMIVVQALMNMAAVTGLMPITGIPLPLVSAGGSSLTLTLACVGLILAVSRYGGQARVRLVRPGRTRGSKSAGSVERRRDGRTHLSGVDGGRPTARRGA